From Nitrospirota bacterium, the proteins below share one genomic window:
- a CDS encoding FAD-dependent oxidoreductase: MPIYKVKLTSKHEIAAGTMAFHFEKPEGFAYKAGQFASWTLINPAETDAEGNVRAFTLASAPYEDFLMFATRMRDTAFKRVLKTMEPGTELTLDAPYGLFTLHNNASIPAVFLTGGIGVTPIRSIVLQAAHDKLPHKIFLFYANNRPEDAAFLDELMEIQQENPNYTFIGTMAQMEKSSRAWHGENGFITQAMLLKSIGDLTLPMYYVAGPRAMVHAMSELLKEAGVSDINIRTEEFSG; encoded by the coding sequence ATGCCAATCTATAAAGTAAAATTAACAAGCAAACACGAAATCGCTGCCGGAACAATGGCGTTTCATTTTGAAAAGCCGGAGGGATTTGCCTACAAAGCCGGCCAATTCGCCAGCTGGACACTGATCAACCCCGCTGAAACTGACGCCGAGGGCAACGTACGAGCATTTACACTGGCGAGCGCGCCGTACGAAGATTTTCTTATGTTTGCGACCCGGATGCGCGATACCGCATTCAAGCGGGTGTTAAAAACAATGGAGCCTGGCACGGAACTCACCTTGGACGCTCCTTACGGCTTGTTCACGCTCCACAACAATGCGAGCATTCCCGCCGTATTCCTCACGGGTGGCATTGGAGTTACCCCGATCAGAAGTATCGTTCTTCAAGCCGCTCACGACAAGCTTCCCCACAAGATTTTCCTGTTTTATGCCAATAACAGGCCGGAAGATGCGGCGTTTTTGGACGAGCTGATGGAAATTCAGCAGGAAAATCCGAATTACACCTTTATCGGCACGATGGCGCAGATGGAAAAGTCAAGCCGCGCGTGGCATGGAGAGAACGGATTCATCACCCAAGCCATGCTCCTGAAATCCATTGGCGACCTGACGCTCCCCATGTACTACGTCGCCGGCCCACGGGCAATGGTGCATGCGATGAGTGAATTACTGAAGGAAGCGGGAGTCAGCGACATCAACATCCGCACGGAGGAGTTCTCGGGCTAA
- a CDS encoding VF530 family protein: protein MNDQQQKDPLHGVTLEMMLNQLVEHHGWKKLGQIINIRCFNNDPSIKSSLQFLRRTPWARTKVEELYLKFRINALKKPKRSA from the coding sequence ATGAACGACCAACAACAGAAAGATCCCCTTCACGGTGTCACGCTGGAAATGATGCTGAACCAGCTGGTGGAACATCATGGGTGGAAAAAATTGGGGCAGATCATCAATATCAGATGCTTTAATAATGACCCGAGTATCAAGTCCAGCCTGCAGTTCCTGAGAAGGACCCCTTGGGCGAGAACAAAGGTCGAAGAGCTGTACTTGAAGTTCAGAATAAATGCTCTGAAAAAGCCGAAACGCAGTGCGTAG
- a CDS encoding DEAD/DEAH box helicase: protein MKIFGETGMIARAMQKAFEHRPQQSEMAVAVEQALENKTHLIVEAGTGVGKSLAYLVPLVLRARGENQRAVVATYTKALQQQLVDKDLPFLRSVLGDFRYALCVGGENYLCLRRFDHLRIGNLYEQNEIEPLNRLFAWSTMTRTGLRSELDIEPPPGLWGKACRQADLCFGKDCSFYKECYYLKAKAIEQQAHILVANHHLYFADLATGGNVLPLHKVVVFDEAHQIEDVATDYLGVEVTNFSIRYLLDTLLSQRTRRGLLTRLTIQDPDTHVAHGMVDGLRVISDNFFLNLQPLLIKEPALRIRRKNIVPDILSEPLMELRDALLELKAGTQEEELEIKALANRAQSFATAVRVNLQQSADGFVYWAERENTRYRLVASPIDVAETLRENLFGKTDTVVLTSATLSAAGAFTYIKNRLGLDAPMELLLDSPFDFENQALLYIASGLEDQQARGYQEKFDAELRAVLSVTRGRTLVLFTSYGQLRKSAETLRRELPELGFLCQGEMPPYRLIEQFKTMPTAVLMGTASFWQGIDIPGDALQCVVIAKLPFAVPDEPIIEARLERLKNPFFEYQVPQAALLFRQGFGRLIRTKTDRGAVAVLDSRIMTKGYGKWFLRSVPKCRITDDREEFAKFFAGLKKIE, encoded by the coding sequence TTGAAGATCTTCGGGGAAACGGGAATGATCGCGCGGGCCATGCAAAAGGCCTTCGAGCACCGTCCCCAGCAAAGTGAAATGGCCGTTGCCGTGGAGCAGGCGCTCGAGAATAAAACGCATCTGATCGTCGAAGCCGGCACGGGCGTGGGCAAGAGCCTGGCCTACCTGGTGCCCCTGGTCCTCCGGGCGCGCGGGGAGAACCAGCGTGCCGTGGTGGCGACGTATACCAAAGCGCTCCAGCAGCAGCTCGTGGACAAGGACCTGCCGTTCCTGAGGTCCGTGCTCGGTGATTTCCGCTACGCGCTCTGCGTGGGCGGCGAGAATTACCTCTGCCTTCGCAGATTTGACCACCTCCGCATCGGCAACCTGTATGAGCAGAACGAGATCGAGCCCCTGAACCGTCTCTTTGCCTGGTCCACCATGACGCGCACCGGGCTCCGGAGCGAGCTCGACATCGAGCCTCCACCGGGACTCTGGGGCAAGGCATGCAGGCAGGCGGACCTCTGCTTCGGCAAGGACTGTTCGTTCTATAAAGAGTGCTACTATCTGAAGGCAAAGGCGATCGAGCAGCAGGCGCATATCCTCGTAGCGAACCATCACCTCTACTTTGCCGACCTGGCAACGGGCGGCAATGTGCTGCCCCTGCACAAGGTCGTTGTCTTCGACGAAGCGCACCAGATCGAGGACGTGGCGACGGACTATCTCGGGGTCGAGGTCACGAACTTCTCGATCCGCTACCTCCTGGACACGCTCCTGAGCCAGCGCACGCGCAGGGGCCTGCTCACGCGCCTCACCATACAGGACCCGGATACGCACGTCGCGCACGGCATGGTTGACGGCCTCCGCGTCATATCGGACAACTTCTTTTTGAACCTCCAGCCTCTGCTCATCAAAGAACCCGCGCTCAGGATCAGGCGGAAGAACATCGTGCCCGATATCCTGAGCGAACCGCTCATGGAGCTCCGGGACGCGCTTCTCGAACTCAAGGCCGGGACCCAGGAGGAGGAACTCGAGATCAAGGCCCTGGCCAACCGGGCGCAGTCCTTTGCAACCGCGGTACGGGTAAACCTCCAGCAGAGCGCCGATGGCTTCGTGTACTGGGCCGAGCGCGAGAACACACGGTATCGGCTCGTTGCCTCTCCCATCGACGTTGCTGAAACACTGCGGGAAAACCTTTTTGGAAAAACGGACACGGTCGTGCTCACCTCGGCCACGCTCTCCGCCGCGGGCGCCTTCACCTATATCAAGAACCGGCTCGGTCTGGATGCGCCGATGGAATTGCTTCTCGACTCGCCCTTTGACTTCGAGAACCAGGCACTGCTTTACATCGCCTCCGGCCTTGAAGATCAGCAAGCGAGAGGATATCAGGAAAAATTCGACGCCGAACTCCGCGCCGTTCTCTCCGTGACGCGGGGAAGAACGCTCGTGCTGTTTACCAGCTACGGCCAGCTCAGGAAGAGCGCGGAGACGCTTCGGCGGGAACTGCCCGAGCTCGGGTTCCTGTGCCAGGGAGAGATGCCGCCCTACCGGCTGATCGAGCAGTTCAAAACCATGCCGACCGCGGTGCTCATGGGCACGGCCTCCTTCTGGCAGGGCATCGACATCCCCGGCGACGCGCTTCAGTGCGTCGTGATCGCGAAGCTGCCGTTCGCCGTGCCCGACGAACCCATTATTGAAGCACGCCTGGAGCGGCTTAAAAATCCCTTCTTCGAATATCAGGTCCCGCAGGCGGCGCTGCTCTTCCGCCAGGGCTTCGGCAGGCTCATCCGCACCAAGACCGATCGTGGGGCCGTGGCCGTGCTTGACTCGCGCATCATGACCAAAGGCTACGGCAAGTGGTTCCTGAGATCGGTCCCGAAGTGCCGGATCACCGATGATCGGGAGGAGTTCGCGAAGTTTTTTGCGGGATTAAAGAAAATAGAGTAA
- a CDS encoding N-acetylmuramoyl-L-alanine amidase, with product MRTLFALMVLCSLSLPVNAGAVGNGLTVNSVRHASYATFTRLVFEIEAAAPYVLIRSTDGRSVTLSSYDGPFLLKTPLPMVRDSVVLGLELRVEAGRTVVGVRLDGTAGAVKDFVLRGPDRIVIDIAKGAAAPVPVPALPTKKQTVIVLDPGHGGKDTGSVASQGVEKTLALDLALAIRNSLQKDPHLKVVLTREKDQALTLDERAAASNAAGALLFVSIHSSTGTGSRVFIQDLLDEPEPQTVRPVSGDFLGYEAGSEQKELLWGRQQAAHARESGVLGRELARQLVGQDSAEPVQAPLALLKAVDAAAVMIETGMDTDRAQAAAAIVKGIERYVREN from the coding sequence ATGCGCACACTTTTTGCACTCATGGTTCTCTGTTCTCTTTCACTGCCGGTCAACGCAGGCGCCGTTGGAAATGGACTGACCGTCAACAGCGTGAGGCACGCTTCCTATGCTACGTTCACCCGGCTCGTTTTTGAAATAGAGGCCGCGGCGCCCTATGTTCTGATACGCTCGACCGATGGGCGCAGTGTAACGCTGAGTTCCTATGACGGCCCGTTCCTGCTCAAAACACCGCTGCCGATGGTCCGTGACAGCGTGGTGCTCGGCCTGGAGCTGCGGGTAGAGGCGGGGAGGACCGTGGTTGGCGTCCGCCTTGATGGAACGGCCGGAGCGGTCAAGGACTTCGTGCTTCGCGGGCCCGACCGGATCGTGATCGACATCGCGAAGGGAGCGGCGGCACCGGTCCCGGTCCCTGCGTTGCCGACGAAAAAGCAGACGGTGATCGTGCTTGATCCCGGTCATGGAGGCAAAGACACGGGCAGTGTTGCGTCGCAGGGAGTGGAGAAAACGCTCGCGCTGGACCTCGCTCTTGCGATCAGGAATTCGCTGCAGAAGGATCCGCACCTGAAGGTGGTCCTGACCCGGGAAAAGGACCAGGCGCTCACCCTTGACGAACGGGCCGCGGCTTCGAACGCCGCCGGTGCGCTGCTTTTTGTGAGCATCCACTCCTCGACGGGTACTGGTTCGCGGGTCTTTATCCAGGACCTGCTTGATGAGCCGGAACCGCAGACGGTCCGGCCCGTGAGCGGTGATTTCCTCGGCTACGAGGCCGGGAGCGAACAGAAGGAGTTGCTCTGGGGCAGACAGCAGGCGGCACATGCGCGGGAAAGCGGGGTCCTCGGCCGGGAGCTTGCGCGGCAGCTTGTTGGACAGGACAGCGCCGAGCCTGTGCAGGCACCGCTGGCGCTGCTCAAGGCCGTGGACGCGGCAGCGGTCATGATCGAGACAGGCATGGATACGGACCGGGCGCAGGCGGCCGCGGCGATCGTGAAAGGGATCGAACGGTATGTCAGAGAGAACTGA